In Flavivirga abyssicola, the following are encoded in one genomic region:
- a CDS encoding DUF3667 domain-containing protein, translating to MKTTLETCKNCENQFDETFKFCPHCGQQTKEDLTVGVLFYNTISNYFSFDARFFKSFLPLLFKPGYLAKKFIEGKRLMYLHPAQLYLFVSVVFFFLLSTVVVRDQVQSFDTSMKKTLKTPLISDDTKAKAQQVLDSIELDSVLQPLKEKGIPGLKASEVKVLDSLIKASSKKKTTNTLTFDFDQKKVDSLIAINASDAKVYKGMGMSDDAGYITRKFYMQVLKFYKQRNGGQLLQAVYDTIPISLFVLLPIFAFILKLLFYRRGHYAHHLVFSFYFFSFLFTVFSLILIANNFFEISAWIDWLLVVSTFFYLLVAIKRFYNHGWFLSFIKTSISSFVYLMFVIPIAIVIISLVGFLFY from the coding sequence ATGAAAACCACCCTCGAGACTTGTAAAAATTGTGAGAATCAATTTGATGAAACATTTAAGTTTTGTCCGCATTGCGGTCAACAAACCAAGGAAGATCTCACGGTTGGTGTGCTATTTTATAATACAATAAGTAATTATTTTTCCTTTGATGCACGCTTTTTTAAAAGCTTTTTGCCTTTATTGTTTAAGCCAGGGTATTTGGCTAAAAAATTTATAGAAGGCAAACGTTTGATGTATTTACATCCTGCTCAATTATACTTGTTTGTGTCAGTTGTGTTTTTCTTTTTATTGTCGACAGTAGTAGTCCGAGATCAAGTGCAAAGTTTTGATACTTCTATGAAGAAAACATTAAAGACACCCTTAATTTCTGATGATACAAAAGCAAAAGCACAACAAGTTTTAGATTCTATAGAACTTGATAGTGTTTTGCAACCTTTAAAAGAAAAAGGAATTCCTGGTTTGAAAGCGTCTGAGGTTAAAGTTTTGGATTCTTTAATAAAAGCTAGTAGCAAAAAAAAGACAACGAATACATTAACTTTTGATTTTGATCAAAAAAAGGTGGATTCTTTGATAGCTATTAATGCCTCTGATGCAAAGGTTTATAAGGGAATGGGCATGAGTGATGATGCAGGGTATATTACTAGAAAATTCTATATGCAAGTTCTTAAGTTTTACAAACAGCGTAATGGCGGACAACTTTTACAAGCGGTTTATGATACGATTCCTATTTCGTTATTTGTTTTATTACCGATTTTTGCTTTTATACTAAAGTTGTTGTTTTATAGACGTGGACATTATGCACATCACCTGGTGTTTAGCTTTTATTTTTTCTCGTTTTTATTCACTGTTTTTAGCTTAATTCTAATAGCAAATAACTTTTTTGAGATTTCGGCTTGGATAGATTGGCTGCTTGTGGTATCAACTTTTTTCTATTTATTGGTTGCTATTAAACGGTTTTACAATCATGGTTGGTTTTTGAGTTTTATAAAAACCAGCATTTCAAGTTTTGTCTATTTAATGTTTGTAATACCAATAGCTATAGTTATAATTAGTTTGGTTGGTTTCTTGTTTTATTAA
- a CDS encoding glycosyltransferase family 4 protein produces MTSQGDTLPLGEMSVGQRGLKKTLIITYYWPPAGGPGVQRWLKFVKYLPEFDIDPVVYIPENPNYPLVDESLVSEVSNHITILKQPIKEPYKLAGLFSKKSSKTISKGIISDNKKQSFIEKVMLYIRGNFFIPDARIGWVKPSVSYLSQYISENNIKTIITTGPPHSLHLIGLQLKERLGVRWLADFRDPWTTIGYHKQLKLSRSSKKKHIALEKQVLNTADQIIVTSFTTKKEFQQITNCPIEVITNGYDYEATHAFNLDVKFSIAHIGSLLSKRNPDVLWKVLSDLRKENNGFLKDFQLNFIGAVSEEVLKTIKKYNLSDCTFELGYVSHKEAIVFQKKSQVLLLVEIDSEDTKCIIPGKLFEYMVSNRPILAIGPKASDVEKIIKETNTGAYFNYDDYELLKTTILEYYKAFKGKKLQSNPIGLQKYSRKQLTQQLATLIKK; encoded by the coding sequence ATGACCTCTCAAGGTGATACCCTCCCTTTGGGAGAGATGTCCGTAGGACAGAGAGGGCTTAAAAAAACACTCATAATTACCTATTATTGGCCACCAGCTGGGGGCCCAGGGGTGCAACGTTGGCTGAAATTCGTTAAGTACTTGCCGGAATTCGATATCGATCCAGTCGTTTATATTCCAGAAAACCCTAATTATCCTTTGGTAGATGAGAGTTTAGTTTCTGAAGTTTCAAATCATATTACAATATTAAAACAGCCCATAAAAGAGCCCTATAAATTAGCCGGACTTTTTTCAAAAAAATCATCAAAAACGATAAGTAAAGGCATTATTTCAGATAATAAAAAGCAAAGTTTTATTGAAAAAGTGATGCTTTATATAAGAGGGAATTTCTTTATACCAGATGCACGGATTGGTTGGGTAAAGCCTTCAGTGAGTTATCTTTCTCAATATATTTCAGAAAATAATATAAAAACCATAATAACCACTGGGCCCCCTCATAGTTTGCACCTTATAGGCTTGCAATTAAAGGAAAGGTTAGGAGTGAGGTGGTTGGCTGATTTTAGAGATCCCTGGACGACTATTGGTTATCATAAACAGCTAAAACTAAGTAGATCTTCTAAAAAAAAGCATATAGCTTTAGAAAAGCAGGTTTTAAATACTGCTGATCAAATAATTGTAACAAGTTTTACAACTAAAAAAGAATTTCAGCAAATAACAAATTGCCCTATTGAGGTTATTACGAATGGATATGATTATGAAGCGACTCATGCTTTTAATCTGGATGTTAAATTTTCAATAGCACATATAGGGTCTTTATTGTCAAAACGAAATCCAGATGTTTTGTGGAAAGTATTAAGCGATCTTAGAAAAGAAAATAATGGCTTTTTAAAAGATTTTCAACTTAATTTCATTGGTGCAGTTAGCGAAGAGGTGTTAAAAACTATAAAGAAATATAATTTAAGTGATTGTACATTTGAATTAGGTTATGTTTCACATAAAGAAGCCATTGTATTTCAAAAAAAATCACAAGTATTGTTGTTGGTGGAAATAGATTCAGAAGACACCAAATGCATTATTCCTGGAAAACTATTTGAATATATGGTTTCAAATAGACCTATCCTTGCCATAGGACCTAAGGCTTCAGATGTTGAGAAAATTATTAAGGAAACAAACACAGGTGCTTACTTTAATTACGATGATTATGAATTGCTAAAAACGACTATATTAGAATATTATAAAGCGTTTAAGGGCAAGAAATTACAATCAAACCCAATTGGCTTGCAAAAATATAGTAGAAAACAATTAACTCAGCAATTAGCAACGCTAATTAAAAAATAA
- the uvrA gene encoding excinuclease ABC subunit UvrA, with protein MNTNISEVDPKENIIIKGAKLHNLKNIDVVIPRNKLVVITGLSGSGKSSLAFDTLYAEGQRRYVESLSSYARQFLGRLNKPKVDYIKGIAPAIAIEQKVNSTNPRSTVGTTTEIYDYLKLLFARIGKTYSPISGHEVKKDTVTDVLNYLKTFPEREKLLLLAPIHLEEGRSVQDKLKALQQQGYARIKIKDTVIRIDEIDTLSDTENILLVVDRIIVKDEEDFLNRLADAIQTAFFEGKGECIIEILSSHEQRVFSNRFELDGINFLEPNVHLFSFNNPYGACPKCEGYGDIIGIDDDLVIPNTGLSVYENAIFPWRGESMSWYRDQLVNNSHKFDFPIHKPYFELSDAQKQLIWNGNQYFEGLNSFFAELESKAYKIQNRVMLSRYRGKTKCKACNGKRLRSEANYIKIGGATITDLVEMPLDKLAAFFQQLELSDYDTQIATRLLKEINNRLSFLANVGLDYLTLNRKSNTLSGGESQRINLATSLGSSLVGSMYILDEPSIGLHPKDTERLISVLKSLRDLGNTVIVVEHDEDIMIAADNIIDIGPEAGTFGGHVVANGKYADILASESLTAQYLNESLKIEVPEKRRTSKYYVDIKGARENNLKNIDVRFPLGMLTIITGVSGSGKSTLVKKILYPALQKKLTDFGDKPGQFSSLDGNFSNIKHIEFVDQNPIGRSSRSNPVTYIKAYDDIRALFSKQKLSTIRNYQAKHFSFNVDGGRCETCKGEGEVTIEMQFMADVHLECETCKGKRFKKEVLEVTFGDKSIDDILNLTIDDAIEFFDNQKQAKIKNKLQPLQDVGLGYVTLGQSSSTLSGGEAQRIKLASFLGKGNKKDKALFIFDEPTTGLHFHDIQKLLKSFNALIDNGHSIIVVEHNLELIKCADHIIDLGPKGGETGGNLVTSGIPEDIIKVKASETGKYLKDKL; from the coding sequence ATGAATACTAATATTTCTGAAGTAGACCCTAAAGAAAACATCATCATTAAAGGTGCAAAATTGCATAACTTAAAAAATATTGATGTCGTTATACCCAGAAACAAATTGGTGGTCATTACAGGGCTATCTGGCTCTGGAAAATCTAGTTTAGCCTTCGATACGCTATACGCAGAAGGCCAACGTCGTTACGTTGAAAGCTTATCAAGTTATGCACGTCAATTTTTGGGCCGACTAAATAAACCCAAAGTAGATTATATAAAAGGAATCGCCCCAGCCATAGCTATTGAACAAAAGGTAAATTCAACAAACCCAAGATCTACTGTTGGCACTACTACAGAAATTTACGATTACCTAAAACTATTATTCGCAAGAATTGGTAAAACCTACTCACCTATTTCTGGTCATGAAGTAAAAAAAGACACAGTAACTGATGTTTTAAATTATTTAAAAACATTTCCCGAAAGAGAAAAACTACTACTGCTCGCTCCTATTCATTTAGAAGAAGGTCGAAGTGTGCAAGATAAACTCAAGGCCTTACAACAACAAGGTTATGCTCGAATTAAAATAAAAGATACGGTTATTCGTATTGATGAAATTGACACACTATCAGATACAGAAAATATATTATTAGTTGTTGATAGAATTATTGTTAAAGATGAAGAAGATTTTCTTAATCGATTAGCAGACGCTATACAAACAGCCTTTTTTGAAGGTAAAGGTGAATGTATAATAGAAATTTTAAGCAGCCACGAGCAACGTGTTTTTAGTAATAGATTTGAATTGGATGGTATTAATTTCTTAGAGCCGAACGTACATTTATTTAGCTTTAACAACCCATACGGCGCTTGCCCTAAATGCGAAGGCTATGGGGATATTATTGGTATTGATGATGATTTAGTAATACCAAACACTGGACTTTCTGTTTATGAAAATGCTATTTTTCCATGGCGAGGAGAAAGTATGAGTTGGTATAGAGATCAACTAGTAAACAATTCCCATAAATTTGATTTTCCTATTCACAAACCGTACTTTGAGCTAAGTGATGCTCAAAAACAACTCATTTGGAACGGAAATCAATATTTTGAAGGATTGAATTCATTTTTCGCTGAATTAGAATCAAAAGCCTATAAAATTCAAAACCGTGTCATGTTATCTCGCTACCGCGGAAAAACAAAATGTAAGGCATGTAATGGTAAACGCTTGCGTTCTGAAGCAAATTATATAAAAATTGGAGGTGCCACTATTACAGATTTGGTAGAAATGCCTTTAGATAAATTAGCGGCGTTTTTTCAACAGCTAGAATTAAGTGATTACGACACGCAAATTGCTACCAGACTACTAAAAGAAATTAATAATAGATTATCGTTTCTAGCAAATGTTGGTTTAGACTATTTAACACTTAATAGAAAATCAAATACCCTATCTGGAGGCGAGAGTCAACGTATCAATTTAGCCACATCTTTAGGAAGTAGTTTAGTAGGATCTATGTATATTTTAGACGAACCTAGTATTGGATTGCATCCCAAAGATACAGAACGTTTAATTTCTGTATTAAAATCACTGAGAGACTTAGGAAACACAGTTATTGTAGTTGAGCATGATGAAGATATAATGATAGCTGCAGATAATATAATAGATATAGGTCCTGAGGCAGGAACTTTTGGGGGTCATGTAGTTGCAAATGGTAAATATGCAGATATTTTGGCATCAGAATCTTTAACCGCTCAATATTTAAATGAGTCATTAAAAATTGAAGTGCCAGAAAAACGAAGAACCTCAAAATACTACGTAGATATCAAGGGAGCTCGTGAAAATAATTTAAAAAACATTGATGTTCGCTTTCCGCTAGGCATGTTAACCATAATAACCGGGGTTTCTGGTAGTGGAAAAAGCACATTAGTTAAAAAAATATTATACCCTGCATTACAAAAAAAACTAACCGATTTTGGAGATAAACCAGGCCAATTTAGCAGTTTAGATGGTAATTTTAGTAATATCAAACATATTGAGTTTGTAGACCAGAACCCTATTGGTCGTTCTTCACGCTCTAACCCCGTGACCTACATAAAAGCTTATGACGACATAAGAGCGTTATTTTCAAAACAGAAATTAAGCACCATAAGGAATTATCAGGCAAAGCATTTTTCTTTTAATGTAGATGGCGGACGTTGTGAAACTTGCAAAGGAGAAGGTGAAGTGACCATTGAAATGCAGTTCATGGCCGATGTACATTTAGAATGCGAAACCTGTAAAGGGAAACGCTTTAAAAAAGAAGTGCTTGAGGTGACTTTTGGAGATAAAAGCATTGATGATATTTTAAATTTAACTATAGATGATGCTATTGAGTTTTTTGATAATCAGAAACAAGCCAAAATCAAAAACAAACTTCAACCCTTACAAGATGTCGGCTTAGGTTATGTGACTTTAGGGCAAAGCTCTTCTACCCTTTCTGGTGGTGAAGCACAGCGTATAAAACTAGCATCCTTCTTAGGTAAAGGAAACAAGAAAGATAAAGCACTTTTTATTTTTGACGAACCGACTACAGGCTTGCATTTTCATGACATTCAAAAACTCCTAAAATCTTTTAATGCTTTAATTGATAATGGGCATTCTATTATAGTGGTAGAACACAATTTAGAACTTATCAAATGTGCTGATCATATTATAGACTTAGGTCCTAAAGGTGGAGAAACTGGAGGAAACCTCGTTACCTCAGGAATTCCTGAAGACATTATTAAAGTAAAAGCGTCTGAAACTGGAAAATATTTAAAAGATAAGCTTTAG
- a CDS encoding DUF4834 family protein, which translates to MLQFASVTGFVRMILIILLIYFGIKILSRLFAPFLVKYVAKKAEQRFGDQFGQFRNQQQEKPKKEGEVTIDKIPKTKTSNKNVGDYVDYEEID; encoded by the coding sequence ATGCTACAATTTGCATCTGTAACAGGTTTTGTTAGAATGATATTAATCATTCTTTTAATTTACTTTGGAATAAAAATTTTATCACGCTTATTTGCTCCTTTTCTTGTTAAATATGTTGCCAAGAAGGCAGAACAACGTTTTGGCGACCAATTTGGTCAATTTAGAAATCAACAACAGGAAAAGCCAAAAAAAGAAGGCGAAGTTACTATAGATAAAATACCCAAAACCAAAACCTCAAATAAAAATGTGGGTGATTATGTCGATTACGAAGAAATTGATTAA
- a CDS encoding RNA polymerase sigma factor: MQYELISDANLVSNYIKGNESALEILITRHKQKIYSFIYSKVYDKDVAEDIFQDTFIKVIRTLKRGSYNEEGKFLPWVMRISHNLVIDFFRKNKRMPKFDNAGEFSIFSVLSDTSLNAEKSIIKEQVESDVRRLVDELPEDQKEVLLMRIYNDMSFKEISDRTGVSINTALGRMRYALINLRKIIEKHNIVLTN, encoded by the coding sequence ATGCAATACGAATTAATTTCTGATGCTAATCTAGTTAGCAACTATATTAAAGGTAACGAAAGTGCTTTAGAAATACTTATTACCAGACACAAACAAAAAATTTACAGCTTTATCTATTCTAAAGTTTATGATAAAGATGTTGCTGAAGATATTTTTCAAGATACTTTTATAAAAGTTATTAGAACTCTTAAGCGTGGCTCTTATAATGAAGAAGGTAAATTTTTACCATGGGTCATGCGTATATCCCATAATTTGGTTATTGATTTTTTTAGAAAAAACAAAAGAATGCCAAAATTTGATAACGCAGGAGAGTTTAGTATTTTTTCTGTTTTAAGCGATACTAGTTTAAATGCTGAAAAAAGTATTATTAAAGAACAGGTTGAAAGTGATGTAAGACGTTTGGTAGATGAGCTTCCGGAAGATCAGAAGGAAGTGTTATTGATGCGTATCTATAACGACATGAGTTTTAAAGAAATATCAGATAGAACGGGTGTTAGTATTAACACAGCTCTTGGTAGAATGCGTTATGCCTTAATAAATTTGAGAAAAATTATTGAAAAGCATAATATTGTTTTAACGAACTAA
- a CDS encoding YfhO family protein, with product MQFSIKRIGPHVLILIGFVILSLAYFNPVLKGKQIFQSDIMQYIGMSKQQKDFKAATGEETYWTNSAFAGMPTYQLGARYPHNYIKKLDLTLRFLPRPADYLFLYLLSFYVLLLVLKVDFKLAALGAIAFGFSTYLIIILGVGHNSKAHAIAYMPLVLSGILLVFQKKYISGFLLTTVAMGLELVANHFQMTYYLLLLVIVLGVAYLIDAYRKKILPHYFKSIGILVAAVVLSIALNATNILATQEYVKESTRGKSELTINPDGSPKPVTSGLSRDYITQFSYGIVETFNLFIPRFMGGGNFENLGKDSATYDAYRKLGASTTQALEEAKRAPMYWGEQPIVEAPAYIGAVILFLFVFALFLVKGRLKWWLVGGTLLSLLLSYGKNLGVLTDFFIDYVPLYNKFRAVSSIQVILELCIPILAILGLVRLFNDFEKKEDKLKALKYSTIITGGLAITFLLFKSSLFDFVGASDGQYIQAYGQDFVRAIKEDRKTIFTQDTIRTLILVLLSAGAVFAFLRDKLKEKWVVVVFCGLILFDLVGVNRRYVNNDDFVSSIKVNKPFQANEVDKEILKDTSHFRVFDLVSGPSKPSYFHNSLNGYNAAELKRYREVFDFYVSQNNINVLNMLNTKYIIAQDEKEGLFSYKNDDANGNAWFVQSLQKVESANEEIKQLDSLSNKTKAVYSSHKALEKLKNLKTNYVVDSLASIDLMEVKPNYLKYKSKNTNEGFAVFSEVYYGNGWKTFVDGEERSHIRVNYTLRGMPLPAGNHTIEFKFDPDVVKTGSRIALASSVLFGILLLGGLFYEFKKNDLSR from the coding sequence ATGCAATTTTCAATCAAAAGAATAGGTCCTCATGTATTAATTTTAATAGGATTTGTAATACTTTCATTAGCATATTTTAATCCTGTTTTAAAAGGAAAACAGATCTTTCAAAGTGATATCATGCAATATATAGGCATGAGCAAGCAGCAAAAAGATTTTAAAGCTGCAACAGGGGAGGAAACATACTGGACTAATAGTGCTTTTGCTGGGATGCCTACTTATCAATTGGGCGCAAGATATCCACATAACTATATTAAGAAATTAGATTTAACGCTACGGTTTTTACCCCGACCAGCGGATTATCTGTTTTTATACCTATTAAGTTTTTATGTGTTATTATTAGTTTTAAAAGTTGACTTTAAGCTTGCTGCACTAGGGGCCATTGCGTTTGGTTTTTCAACCTATTTAATAATCATTTTAGGTGTAGGACATAATAGTAAGGCACATGCTATTGCCTATATGCCTTTAGTTTTAAGTGGTATTTTGCTTGTCTTTCAAAAAAAATATATTTCAGGGTTTTTGCTAACCACTGTAGCTATGGGGTTAGAATTAGTAGCTAACCATTTTCAAATGACTTATTATCTATTATTACTAGTCATTGTTTTAGGTGTTGCGTATTTAATTGATGCCTATAGGAAAAAAATATTACCACATTATTTTAAGTCGATAGGGATTTTGGTTGCTGCTGTTGTGCTTTCAATAGCTTTGAATGCTACAAATATTTTGGCAACACAGGAATATGTGAAAGAAAGTACGCGCGGAAAAAGCGAGTTGACCATAAACCCTGATGGTTCCCCAAAACCAGTGACTTCTGGCTTAAGTAGAGATTACATTACCCAATTCAGTTATGGTATTGTTGAGACTTTTAATCTTTTCATCCCAAGATTCATGGGGGGAGGGAATTTTGAAAACCTTGGTAAAGATTCTGCAACGTATGATGCTTATAGAAAATTAGGAGCTAGTACTACACAAGCATTAGAAGAAGCAAAACGAGCACCTATGTACTGGGGGGAGCAGCCAATTGTTGAAGCGCCAGCATACATTGGGGCTGTTATTTTGTTTTTATTTGTTTTTGCATTATTTCTTGTAAAAGGCCGACTAAAATGGTGGCTTGTTGGTGGTACTTTATTATCTCTATTATTATCTTATGGAAAGAATTTAGGGGTTTTAACCGATTTTTTTATTGACTATGTACCACTTTATAATAAGTTTAGGGCAGTTAGTTCTATACAGGTTATTTTGGAGTTATGTATTCCTATTTTGGCAATTTTAGGATTAGTGAGGTTGTTTAATGACTTTGAAAAGAAGGAAGATAAGTTAAAAGCGTTAAAATATTCAACAATTATTACTGGAGGGCTAGCTATTACCTTCTTGTTATTTAAATCTTCATTGTTTGATTTTGTTGGAGCTAGTGATGGTCAGTATATTCAAGCTTATGGTCAGGATTTTGTTAGAGCAATTAAAGAAGATAGAAAAACCATTTTCACACAAGATACTATACGAACACTTATCCTAGTATTGTTATCTGCGGGCGCTGTTTTTGCATTTTTACGAGATAAGTTAAAAGAAAAATGGGTGGTAGTTGTGTTTTGCGGATTGATTCTTTTTGATTTAGTAGGGGTTAACAGGCGTTATGTTAATAATGATGATTTTGTATCCTCAATTAAAGTAAATAAGCCATTTCAGGCAAATGAAGTTGATAAAGAAATTTTAAAGGACACTTCGCATTTTAGAGTGTTTGATTTAGTTTCTGGGCCTTCAAAACCTTCGTACTTTCATAATTCACTAAACGGCTATAATGCTGCGGAATTAAAGCGATATAGAGAAGTTTTTGATTTTTATGTCTCTCAAAATAATATCAATGTTCTTAATATGCTTAATACAAAGTATATTATAGCTCAAGATGAAAAAGAAGGTTTGTTTTCTTACAAAAATGATGATGCTAATGGTAACGCTTGGTTTGTGCAAAGCTTGCAAAAAGTTGAATCTGCAAACGAAGAAATAAAACAATTAGATAGTTTGTCGAATAAAACCAAGGCTGTTTATTCATCACATAAAGCTTTGGAAAAACTGAAAAACTTAAAAACGAATTATGTAGTTGATTCATTAGCATCTATTGATTTAATGGAGGTTAAGCCAAATTATTTAAAGTACAAATCTAAAAATACAAACGAAGGTTTTGCAGTCTTTTCTGAGGTATATTATGGTAACGGATGGAAAACTTTTGTAGATGGAGAAGAGCGTTCGCACATACGTGTTAATTATACTTTGCGAGGTATGCCGCTACCAGCAGGTAATCATACAATAGAATTTAAGTTTGATCCTGATGTTGTTAAAACAGGTAGTCGTATAGCTTTAGCGAGTTCTGTTTTATTTGGAATATTGCTGCTTGGAGGTTTGTTCTATGAATTCAAAAAAAATGACCTCTCAAGGTGA
- a CDS encoding oligosaccharide flippase family protein encodes MGVVASQSFKNVLSTYLGFFVGAINTLFLYTEFLSDEYYGMVGYMLSLAYVIMPLMAFGVHNTLVKFYSSFKTRVSLNSFLTLMLFLPFIITIPLSFFNYICYDAIGSFLSQKNVIIKDYLWHIIIIALALAYFEVFFAWAKVQMQTVFGNFMKEVFHRVGTMILLFFLHFKVVNVEQFMIGLVGVYVLRMLVMNVYAFSIKPPVIIFKRVNGLKNILKYSFLIIIAGSIATILLDVDKVMLGHYVEIKEIAYYNVAIFIATVIAVPQLSMHQILLPLSAKYLNEKKMDELGDLYRKSSLNLFIISGFIFLLIVLNINQLYYIIPKEFEGGLFVVLIISVTKLYDAFLGGNNAILFNSDYYRVVLFLGVALVILMIVLNIVFIPLFGINGAALATSIAVFAYDSIKLLFVYQKFKIHPFTKDIFRIAVLITLSVFLFYFWEFPFVPIVNIALKSALITVLYLFVIYRFKFSEDISNQIERYLKIK; translated from the coding sequence ATGGGAGTAGTTGCCTCACAATCTTTTAAAAATGTCCTTTCAACATATTTGGGCTTTTTTGTAGGAGCTATTAACACCTTGTTTCTTTATACGGAATTCCTTAGTGATGAATATTATGGAATGGTAGGGTATATGCTGTCTTTGGCTTATGTTATCATGCCTTTAATGGCTTTTGGAGTGCACAATACATTGGTGAAGTTTTATTCGTCTTTTAAAACACGTGTATCATTAAATAGCTTTTTGACACTTATGCTATTTTTGCCATTTATAATTACTATTCCTTTAAGTTTTTTCAACTACATATGTTATGATGCAATCGGCAGTTTTTTATCTCAAAAAAATGTTATTATTAAAGACTATTTATGGCATATTATAATAATTGCTCTCGCGTTGGCTTATTTTGAAGTGTTTTTTGCATGGGCTAAAGTGCAAATGCAAACGGTGTTTGGAAACTTTATGAAAGAAGTCTTTCATCGAGTAGGAACTATGATATTATTGTTTTTTTTACATTTCAAAGTAGTTAATGTAGAGCAATTTATGATAGGCTTGGTTGGTGTTTATGTCTTAAGAATGCTTGTTATGAACGTGTACGCATTTAGTATCAAGCCTCCCGTAATCATATTTAAACGTGTGAATGGCCTCAAGAATATTTTAAAATATTCTTTTTTAATAATTATTGCTGGATCTATTGCGACCATTCTTTTAGATGTTGATAAAGTCATGTTGGGGCATTATGTTGAAATTAAGGAGATTGCATATTATAACGTCGCTATATTTATAGCTACGGTTATAGCTGTGCCTCAGTTGTCTATGCATCAAATACTGCTGCCTTTGTCGGCTAAGTATTTAAATGAAAAAAAAATGGATGAACTGGGAGATTTATATAGAAAAAGCTCATTGAATTTATTTATAATTAGTGGGTTTATATTTCTCTTGATAGTACTGAATATTAATCAGTTGTACTATATAATTCCAAAAGAATTTGAGGGTGGGCTTTTTGTTGTGCTAATAATTAGTGTTACTAAGCTATACGATGCCTTTTTAGGGGGTAATAATGCTATTTTATTCAATAGTGATTACTATAGAGTCGTGTTATTCTTGGGGGTAGCTCTGGTTATTTTAATGATTGTTTTAAATATTGTATTTATTCCTTTATTTGGTATAAATGGGGCGGCTCTGGCTACTTCTATAGCTGTTTTTGCCTATGACTCAATCAAGCTACTTTTTGTTTATCAGAAGTTTAAGATCCATCCATTTACAAAGGATATATTTAGAATAGCTGTTTTGATAACTTTGAGTGTTTTTCTGTTTTATTTTTGGGAATTCCCTTTTGTCCCTATCGTTAACATAGCTTTAAAGTCTGCTTTAATTACGGTATTATATCTATTTGTAATTTATAGGTTTAAGTTTTCTGAAGATATTTCGAATCAGATTGAGCGTTATTTGAAGATTAAATAA